A genomic stretch from Acidobacteriota bacterium includes:
- a CDS encoding integron integrase has product MAKLLDQTRGVLRAKHYSIRTEDAYLGWIKRFILFHQKRHPLEMSEPEVAAFLTHLAVDCQIAASTQNQALSAILFLYKEVLKRPLDWLDDVVRAKQPERLPLVLTREEARAILQHLTGVKLLVASLLYGSGLRLLEALRLRIKDVDFGYRQIVVRDGKGAKDRVTMLPSSLTEALKAQILKAKAQHDADLLQGYGEVYLPYALAKKYPNANRQSGWQYLFPAAQLSIDPRSGVKRRHHLSEKTIQNAIYEAVTRAGLAKPATPHTLRHSFATHLLEDGYDIRAIQSLLGHKDLNTTMIYTHVLQKGGSAARSPLDKL; this is encoded by the coding sequence ATGGCAAAACTACTCGATCAAACTCGCGGCGTCCTGCGCGCTAAACATTATAGTATTCGCACCGAAGACGCTTATCTCGGCTGGATTAAACGATTCATTCTGTTTCATCAAAAACGCCATCCGTTAGAAATGAGTGAACCGGAAGTCGCCGCTTTTCTCACCCACCTTGCAGTTGATTGTCAGATTGCTGCTTCGACGCAAAACCAGGCACTGAGCGCCATCCTCTTTCTTTATAAAGAGGTTCTCAAACGCCCGCTGGATTGGCTTGACGATGTGGTGCGCGCCAAACAACCCGAACGCTTGCCGCTGGTGTTGACCCGCGAAGAGGCGCGCGCCATTTTGCAACACCTGACCGGCGTAAAATTGCTGGTGGCAAGTTTACTTTACGGCTCAGGTTTGCGGTTACTGGAAGCTTTACGCTTGCGCATCAAAGACGTTGATTTCGGCTACCGGCAAATCGTTGTGCGCGATGGCAAAGGCGCAAAAGACCGCGTCACCATGTTGCCGTCATCGTTGACCGAGGCGCTCAAAGCTCAAATCCTTAAAGCCAAAGCCCAACACGATGCAGACCTTTTACAAGGGTATGGCGAGGTCTATTTGCCTTACGCTTTAGCGAAAAAGTATCCAAATGCGAATCGTCAAAGCGGCTGGCAATACCTGTTTCCTGCCGCGCAACTTTCCATAGACCCGCGTTCAGGTGTGAAACGCCGTCACCACCTCTCCGAAAAGACTATTCAAAACGCCATCTATGAAGCGGTCACGCGGGCGGGTCTTGCCAAACCGGCAACCCCGCATACCCTGCGCCACAGCTTCGCTACCCATCTGCTCGAAGACGGCTATGACATTCGCGCCATTCAATCCTTGCTCGGTCACAAAGATTTAAACACCACCATGATTTACACCCACGTTTTACAAAAAGGCGGCAGCGCGGCGCGAAGCCCTTTAGACAAGTTATAG